One stretch of Akkermansia sp. RCC_12PD DNA includes these proteins:
- a CDS encoding autotransporter-associated beta strand repeat-containing protein, whose product MKLHLPLQLLSALLACCALVSAPAYALDLGANETITENTDWTENTNVTANVTLTINPDVTVTQETGSLVIGAHTLTIDGGGTLSILSTATEHTLAADGRLNIQGGSTLDLTAPDARLSVAQDANWTRFIISVADNSVLKTRSMDAGNYVFGARMTNKENLLLSGGGTIEVTATAAETISNIGFTVNEGGGSYLVTNAGTTVKMRLNTDKTIQVVLNDVLTLGGAGNIEGGDKDDMFTGNGGLKKVGDGTLTLGFANSFGGGVELNGGTLIVGHAGGMGTNKVLSVTGNAAIGGISAAYQGLSLSSGVTLDVSAVDAGAGLTLSGGSLSLGGQNTMTGNLNLGTGLFIDASHMTKNGDALLALNGSLTVNGSLLLENADDVSWGAGTYSLISATGGITGDLANTVLLGSQYIGNWDTADNVLKFVVTELTSISWTGGGDATWTVGGSGTNSPWSAGSTFENGMGVSFGDIAGNAPQTVNIAGQVNPGLILVNAESTDYTWTGTGSLTGSSKLQKTGNGTLMIATDNSGFSGEILLGGGVVEMQNAGALGTGNIIFNGGALKYGTGITADISGQLKTDALASNAILVDTNGNAVTWASLAGWTGTLTRSGEGSLTLGAGTYEGKLTNEGTGSLTIGAGNSSLTGGIGGTVSKTGDGTLTINRNAFTNSNGSTLIVESGTLSLKQDEAAWTGSMNIVLKDNVAMTVPYGVGVNGTGTLTMGKGTSLTLSNGGGTSGVFNMNIILDAAGGQASLSAGTFGNNTSVGSTISGTGDLKITHINSNQWKFTGGWVKNSYDGNTEIIATDKNINLTYDVGNASVTSGQTVTPWGKGNVTIGGGAGTIAVTFSGLNSNAAMGGVALDGDITLKGVNAATRLNIFTGASGNMVLNGKVSVETSGSGTAMISSGDMLRMEGGLGGTGTLAVNTRNNVGALTLGGDVSGFSGTLNLTGSNLYLDADTALAGTLNASSAKVTALRSQNVTGTLNAASLAVDGTALSADGAVLTVANLALGADAGVSLNIDGNVAEGTYTLVGWDTLTSGNFVDANSMTLTGTLAGLYQGTFTVDTAGKTVSVSVSMADGVIVWDGNPIGAVDNTKTYLFDGTHTGAVSLTGSMDAKAIYFNNGAGQDLALTNNEGELAGNGTITKLGEGKVSFNSSNENYAGAVNIQEGTVAVTANKALGTGTVTVAGEGTLEIGVGGNITDILGETMPVVNGGTLAFTSGVEVTLNKILDSGTGANLEVTGEGTTLNLLNDNPQRNIVSTYVGTGSILSITATNTMNTLLSGSLTVNGGSLNTDGDSFGYTGATLGSLTLQNGAVWTLTGTKHNTLNTLNLTMDASSVLVNTSGNGFYVLNGSHRINTLSSASGMSVFTSNGEFNNNKMTISGATAFNIARGNFALDDTSTADLKIDVIVQGGSNITKTGDGVLQLTRANTYSGQTLLKEGTLLLTGAATLGNGAGAVTLGGNGDAFLTFAVDGDRTVGNAIGGTGTFTQKGSGIVTLGGANTYTGITSVEAGTLKAGSATAFGTSSVSLSSGATLDIGDYALGNAVAVKAGASGALSTASIISNGGTLGSLTLGSYSRLNVDGSMALASGAALTFDMTGLTAGDNALVTLTGGLTVSGTHNLTLSNYETLTDSGNYSLLTVGTGTLMVGSFNVGELINEAHPELTYMLGLSADGKTLQLKIESSADMLTWNGTADAGTWSAGDVSNWTYAGSSTKPTSTDGQPLLFDNTAANKDVTITGNVAPSSVVVSNSGNNTYTFEGDGHITGDTTILTKRGDGTLIIRNTNSYGGSTSLEGGIVDINGDGALGTGSIIFGGGTLQASGNVTLTQIMVQKNASDAVKLAATGADTVLTVSTGGQDSFLGLNWNVSGNGSVALGGIADTKVLSGTIAVAAGSKLNLSGGTEIALSGILKNISGTLEKTDGGSLLIKTINGNDALNGTLRNSGADIVFSGYGAATSNRTVTVNGMLDASVVNATYGVTLNLKHSQNIGTLQVGGGTFDGNTQASAVIVGTGVTLTSNSVTLGGDVAGELNIAGGTAQLGALAFSGTVSSGITLNGNGTLTMGGNITGTSGTLTLGEGTLNSSAAWSAESGVVLNAAQGKTATVDTTGGNITLNGALSGTGSLAKTGTGQLSLGSASADYAGTVTLSSGTLAFLAGADGYKGALNITGGELQGGQYYSGASKNVTVNAAAGVSSISLGGLNGSSLKSIGITDAGTVISGINGAASLDSANLVVGTDNVAKTQDLAGSDSIIQFNENGATLDIASLTLSLSADVVNAMQGWGAGERTAWLNLTNGSLSYGTATFNPLLEGLGFTVTGINGGSIGITGDATQIYAVGSEDKEITSNAELDPYRAVIVDGNLALNLPGVDDEAEGLTINNLSGAASGVITITATDDKTASVILNNELLGNDPNTSGPDTKYAGTINGGTANITKTGAGSLELSGSLNTDGALDMREGSLTLSGTADLGSIVLDSREADSLSTLNVIGTATAGTLTDEGNGGTLNIGGDGKLTLDTAGSELSNSTVTGSGTLQVADNASLLFNGTSKLDGVQVELSTNGMLELGNAANSLSGLTGNGSLNNGSALEITASGKSVFEGSLTGEGSITMNGTGTQTLKGSGSAGQSLNVTKGTLELMGAEGGNGSVTYKTLTAGTGGHVRLTAVGDGVDAVNTTLTVGNGLNLAGANLDLVINTNRDDLFANPVITVLAGDVNLNGTTVSLDSLGDYDDPADPTANLNFTLVDAQGAGGTVTADGASVTSSGYFDFYYQELGIRAEGGKIIVSGMVKTDNAFMDAADTANSAAGANLLWNNRGNAPKGTVLGDLREAVRNDIQSGNAGQAARSMAASAGSTVNALGTAQRDALREQMGWIRNRTNQMGVNPAYINEDLPYFHMWMEGTGSYAQLDTRGDESGYKLTTWGGTFGVDVDLSDSFTMGAAFTANYGDLTASAADTADGHLDSYYANLFGRYQSKRWAHTLILTGGWNDAKLNRTVDYGAGSYRTQGNTNGWGMGAMYELTYDIYLNENRSSILQPLFNASVVTTRMDGYRETGAGNAGLSVDKQEWTTGTLALGGRWMGLVGSNIFGREALAELRINAAQDLGDDRGETSVGFLANPGYTQQVRGAKVGRTALQIGAGLSVPVGTQGTVFVNGNADIRNGASSVNGSIGYRYDF is encoded by the coding sequence ATGAAGCTTCACTTGCCCTTGCAACTGCTGTCCGCCCTGCTTGCCTGCTGTGCCCTCGTTTCCGCCCCCGCCTATGCCCTTGATCTGGGAGCCAATGAAACCATTACGGAGAATACGGACTGGACGGAAAATACAAATGTAACCGCCAACGTCACCCTGACCATTAACCCGGACGTTACAGTTACCCAGGAGACGGGTTCCCTGGTCATAGGAGCGCATACGCTGACGATTGACGGCGGAGGCACGCTCAGCATTCTCAGCACCGCTACGGAACACACGCTGGCGGCAGACGGGCGCCTGAATATCCAGGGCGGCTCCACGCTGGACCTGACGGCTCCGGATGCACGCCTTTCCGTGGCGCAGGATGCCAACTGGACCCGGTTCATCATCTCCGTAGCGGATAACAGCGTGTTGAAAACACGCAGCATGGATGCAGGGAATTACGTATTCGGAGCCAGAATGACCAATAAGGAAAATTTACTCCTGTCCGGCGGCGGCACCATTGAGGTGACAGCCACCGCGGCGGAGACGATATCCAACATCGGCTTTACCGTGAATGAAGGCGGAGGCAGCTACCTGGTGACCAATGCCGGAACGACGGTAAAAATGCGTCTGAACACTGACAAGACCATTCAGGTTGTTCTGAATGACGTGCTGACCCTGGGCGGTGCAGGCAATATCGAAGGCGGGGACAAGGATGACATGTTCACCGGGAACGGAGGATTGAAGAAAGTGGGGGACGGAACGCTGACGCTGGGATTCGCCAATTCCTTTGGCGGCGGTGTGGAACTGAATGGAGGTACGCTGATTGTGGGTCATGCCGGCGGCATGGGCACGAACAAGGTTCTTTCCGTGACGGGCAATGCGGCCATCGGAGGCATATCCGCCGCGTATCAGGGGCTTTCCCTGTCTTCCGGCGTCACCCTTGACGTGTCCGCGGTGGACGCCGGCGCGGGGCTGACTTTAAGCGGGGGCTCCCTGTCCCTGGGCGGGCAGAACACGATGACCGGCAACCTGAATCTGGGAACCGGCCTGTTCATTGATGCCAGCCATATGACGAAAAACGGGGACGCCCTGCTGGCTCTGAACGGTTCCTTGACGGTGAACGGCAGCTTGCTGCTGGAGAATGCAGACGACGTTTCATGGGGCGCCGGAACATACAGCCTGATCAGTGCTACGGGAGGAATTACCGGGGATCTGGCCAACACCGTCCTGCTCGGGTCCCAGTATATAGGGAATTGGGATACGGCGGACAATGTCCTGAAATTCGTGGTGACGGAACTGACCTCCATAAGCTGGACGGGCGGAGGGGACGCTACCTGGACGGTGGGGGGAAGCGGGACCAATTCTCCGTGGAGCGCCGGAAGCACTTTTGAAAACGGCATGGGAGTATCCTTTGGGGATATTGCCGGCAATGCTCCCCAAACGGTCAACATCGCCGGGCAGGTAAATCCCGGCCTGATTCTGGTCAACGCGGAATCCACCGATTACACATGGACGGGAACGGGCTCCCTTACGGGAAGTTCCAAACTCCAGAAGACCGGAAACGGAACGCTGATGATCGCCACGGACAACTCCGGCTTTTCCGGGGAAATCCTGCTGGGCGGCGGCGTGGTGGAAATGCAGAACGCCGGAGCGCTGGGGACGGGAAACATTATTTTCAACGGGGGCGCCCTCAAATACGGCACGGGCATCACGGCGGACATCTCCGGGCAGCTCAAGACGGATGCCCTGGCAAGCAACGCCATTCTGGTGGACACCAACGGGAATGCCGTGACGTGGGCCTCCCTGGCTGGGTGGACCGGAACGCTCACCCGTTCGGGAGAAGGCAGCCTGACGCTGGGCGCAGGTACTTATGAAGGCAAGCTGACGAATGAGGGGACAGGCTCCCTGACCATCGGAGCAGGGAACTCCTCCCTGACCGGCGGCATTGGGGGCACCGTAAGCAAGACGGGAGACGGGACGCTGACCATCAACAGGAATGCCTTTACCAATTCCAACGGCTCCACGCTCATCGTGGAAAGCGGGACTCTTTCTCTGAAACAGGATGAAGCGGCCTGGACCGGAAGCATGAATATTGTCCTGAAAGACAATGTGGCAATGACTGTCCCCTATGGTGTCGGTGTGAACGGAACAGGGACGCTGACCATGGGTAAGGGGACTTCGCTCACTTTGTCAAATGGGGGCGGTACTTCCGGGGTGTTCAACATGAACATCATTCTGGATGCGGCGGGAGGGCAGGCTTCCCTGAGTGCGGGCACTTTCGGGAATAATACGTCCGTCGGGAGCACGATCAGCGGTACCGGCGATTTGAAAATTACGCATATCAACAGCAATCAATGGAAATTTACCGGAGGCTGGGTGAAAAACTCCTACGACGGCAATACGGAAATTATTGCTACGGACAAGAATATTAATCTGACCTACGACGTAGGAAATGCCTCGGTTACCAGTGGACAGACTGTAACCCCCTGGGGGAAGGGGAATGTTACGATTGGAGGAGGTGCGGGTACGATTGCGGTGACATTCTCCGGATTGAATTCTAATGCTGCTATGGGAGGAGTTGCTCTGGATGGCGATATCACACTGAAAGGGGTGAACGCCGCCACTAGATTGAATATTTTTACCGGAGCCTCCGGGAACATGGTTCTCAACGGCAAGGTTTCCGTGGAGACGTCCGGTTCCGGAACAGCGATGATTTCAAGCGGAGACATGCTCCGAATGGAAGGCGGCCTGGGCGGGACGGGAACGCTGGCGGTGAATACCAGAAATAATGTCGGGGCCCTGACGCTGGGCGGGGATGTCTCCGGATTTTCCGGAACTCTGAATCTCACCGGCTCCAACCTGTACCTGGATGCGGATACGGCTTTGGCAGGAACGCTGAACGCCTCTTCCGCCAAGGTGACGGCCCTGCGTTCCCAGAATGTGACGGGAACTTTGAATGCCGCCTCCCTGGCCGTTGACGGAACCGCCCTGAGTGCGGATGGCGCTGTCCTGACGGTTGCCAATCTGGCGCTGGGCGCGGATGCCGGAGTGAGTCTGAACATTGACGGCAATGTAGCCGAAGGGACATACACGCTGGTGGGTTGGGACACCCTGACGTCCGGGAACTTTGTGGATGCAAACTCCATGACCCTGACCGGAACCCTGGCGGGCCTGTATCAGGGCACGTTCACCGTGGATACGGCCGGCAAGACGGTATCCGTCAGCGTGAGCATGGCGGATGGAGTGATTGTGTGGGACGGCAATCCGATCGGCGCAGTGGACAACACCAAGACGTACCTGTTTGACGGAACCCATACGGGCGCCGTTTCCTTGACGGGAAGCATGGACGCCAAGGCCATCTACTTCAACAACGGAGCGGGGCAGGATCTGGCGTTGACCAACAACGAAGGGGAACTGGCCGGCAACGGTACCATCACCAAGCTGGGAGAAGGAAAGGTAAGCTTCAACAGCTCCAACGAAAATTACGCCGGGGCGGTCAACATTCAGGAAGGAACAGTGGCCGTGACGGCGAACAAGGCGCTGGGTACGGGCACCGTAACGGTGGCGGGTGAGGGAACGCTGGAAATCGGCGTGGGCGGCAATATCACGGACATTTTGGGAGAAACGATGCCCGTGGTCAACGGCGGAACGCTGGCCTTCACTTCCGGGGTGGAAGTCACGCTGAACAAAATTCTTGACAGCGGCACGGGCGCCAATCTGGAAGTAACAGGCGAGGGGACAACCCTGAACCTTCTCAATGACAATCCTCAAAGGAACATCGTCTCCACTTATGTGGGGACAGGCTCCATTCTGTCCATCACGGCGACGAACACTATGAACACCCTGCTGTCCGGCAGCCTGACCGTCAACGGCGGCAGCCTGAACACGGACGGCGACAGCTTCGGCTACACCGGGGCGACACTCGGTTCCCTGACGCTGCAGAACGGCGCCGTGTGGACGCTCACGGGCACCAAGCACAATACGCTCAATACCCTGAACTTGACGATGGACGCCAGTTCCGTGCTGGTCAACACCAGCGGCAATGGCTTCTATGTCCTCAACGGCAGCCACCGGATCAACACGCTGTCCAGCGCTTCCGGCATGTCCGTGTTCACTTCGAACGGGGAGTTTAACAACAATAAAATGACGATCTCGGGGGCTACGGCCTTTAACATTGCCCGGGGCAACTTCGCACTGGATGACACCAGCACGGCGGACTTGAAGATAGACGTGATCGTCCAGGGCGGCAGCAACATCACCAAGACGGGTGACGGCGTTCTTCAACTGACGCGCGCCAACACATACTCGGGGCAGACCCTGCTCAAGGAAGGAACGCTTCTTCTGACGGGCGCCGCCACGCTGGGCAATGGAGCCGGCGCCGTGACGCTAGGCGGCAACGGGGACGCTTTCCTGACTTTTGCTGTGGACGGAGACCGAACGGTGGGCAATGCCATTGGCGGCACGGGCACCTTTACCCAGAAGGGGTCCGGAATCGTTACGCTGGGCGGAGCCAATACCTACACCGGCATCACCAGTGTGGAAGCCGGAACGCTGAAGGCGGGAAGCGCCACGGCTTTCGGGACGAGCTCCGTATCCCTCTCTTCCGGGGCCACACTTGACATCGGAGACTATGCGCTCGGCAATGCCGTGGCCGTAAAGGCCGGTGCTTCCGGCGCACTTTCCACGGCATCCATCATCAGCAATGGAGGCACGCTGGGCAGCCTGACGCTGGGCAGCTATTCCCGGCTGAACGTCGATGGCAGCATGGCCCTGGCCTCCGGGGCGGCGCTTACTTTTGACATGACGGGTTTGACGGCGGGAGACAATGCGCTGGTGACGCTCACCGGCGGCCTGACGGTCAGCGGAACGCACAACCTGACCCTCTCCAACTACGAAACGCTTACCGATTCCGGGAACTACTCCCTGCTGACGGTGGGAACCGGGACGCTCATGGTAGGCTCCTTCAATGTCGGAGAACTCATTAACGAGGCCCATCCGGAACTCACCTACATGCTGGGGCTCTCCGCGGACGGAAAGACGCTTCAGCTTAAAATAGAGTCCTCCGCGGACATGCTCACATGGAATGGAACGGCGGATGCCGGAACATGGAGCGCCGGCGACGTTTCCAACTGGACCTATGCGGGAAGCAGTACTAAGCCGACAAGCACGGACGGCCAGCCTCTGCTCTTTGACAACACGGCGGCCAACAAGGACGTGACGATCACGGGGAACGTGGCGCCGTCTTCCGTCGTGGTCAGCAACAGCGGTAATAACACCTACACCTTTGAAGGAGACGGCCACATTACTGGGGATACGACCATTCTTACCAAGAGGGGGGACGGAACGCTGATCATCCGCAACACCAACAGTTATGGAGGTTCCACGTCCCTGGAAGGGGGCATTGTGGACATCAACGGGGACGGAGCGCTGGGAACGGGCTCCATCATCTTCGGGGGCGGTACGTTGCAGGCCTCCGGGAACGTGACGCTCACGCAAATCATGGTGCAGAAAAACGCCTCAGACGCCGTGAAACTGGCTGCCACGGGCGCCGATACAGTGCTGACGGTAAGCACTGGCGGCCAGGACAGCTTCCTGGGGCTTAACTGGAATGTTTCCGGGAACGGCAGTGTCGCGCTGGGCGGCATTGCAGATACGAAGGTCCTTTCCGGCACCATCGCGGTGGCGGCCGGTTCCAAGCTCAACCTTTCCGGCGGAACGGAAATAGCGCTTTCCGGCATCCTCAAGAATATCTCCGGAACCTTGGAGAAAACGGATGGCGGCTCCCTGCTCATCAAGACGATCAACGGGAATGACGCGCTCAACGGAACGTTGCGCAACAGCGGGGCAGACATCGTCTTCTCCGGTTACGGAGCGGCTACGTCCAACCGGACTGTCACGGTCAATGGAATGCTGGATGCCTCCGTGGTCAATGCAACCTACGGCGTAACGCTGAACCTGAAACATTCCCAGAACATAGGCACGTTGCAAGTCGGCGGCGGAACCTTTGACGGCAACACGCAGGCCTCCGCAGTCATCGTCGGAACGGGGGTCACCCTCACAAGCAACAGCGTAACGCTGGGAGGAGACGTGGCCGGTGAACTCAACATCGCAGGAGGAACGGCGCAGCTGGGTGCTCTCGCTTTCAGCGGAACGGTCAGCTCCGGCATTACGCTGAACGGCAACGGTACGCTTACCATGGGCGGCAACATCACCGGAACCTCCGGTACGCTCACGCTGGGAGAAGGCACGCTCAACTCCAGTGCGGCCTGGTCCGCGGAAAGCGGAGTTGTGCTCAACGCGGCGCAGGGCAAAACCGCCACGGTAGACACCACGGGAGGGAACATCACCCTCAACGGCGCACTTAGCGGAACGGGCAGCCTCGCTAAAACAGGGACGGGCCAGCTCAGCCTTGGCTCAGCCAGTGCGGACTACGCGGGAACCGTAACGCTCTCTTCCGGCACGCTGGCCTTCCTGGCAGGGGCCGACGGTTACAAGGGCGCCCTCAACATCACCGGGGGCGAACTGCAGGGCGGCCAATACTACAGCGGCGCCAGCAAAAATGTCACCGTCAATGCGGCGGCCGGAGTCAGTTCCATCTCCCTGGGCGGTTTGAACGGCTCCTCGCTCAAATCCATAGGTATTACGGATGCCGGTACGGTCATCAGCGGCATCAACGGGGCGGCCAGCCTGGACAGCGCCAATCTGGTCGTCGGCACGGACAATGTCGCCAAGACGCAGGACTTGGCAGGCAGCGATTCCATCATTCAGTTCAATGAGAACGGAGCTACGCTGGACATCGCCAGCCTGACGCTCTCCCTTTCTGCGGACGTGGTCAACGCCATGCAGGGCTGGGGAGCCGGAGAACGCACCGCATGGCTCAACCTGACCAACGGATCTCTGAGTTACGGCACGGCCACCTTCAACCCGCTTCTGGAAGGCCTGGGCTTCACCGTCACGGGTATCAACGGCGGCTCCATCGGTATCACGGGCGACGCCACGCAGATCTATGCGGTGGGCAGTGAAGACAAGGAAATCACCAGCAACGCGGAACTTGATCCCTACCGGGCGGTTATTGTGGACGGCAATCTGGCCCTCAACCTCCCTGGTGTGGATGACGAGGCGGAAGGACTGACCATCAACAACCTTTCCGGAGCGGCTTCCGGAGTGATCACCATTACTGCAACCGATGACAAGACGGCCTCCGTCATCCTGAACAACGAACTGCTGGGAAATGATCCCAATACGTCCGGACCCGACACGAAATACGCCGGAACCATTAACGGCGGCACGGCCAATATCACCAAGACGGGTGCGGGTTCCCTGGAACTTTCCGGCAGCCTGAACACGGACGGCGCGCTGGACATGCGGGAAGGCAGCCTGACGCTTTCCGGCACGGCGGACCTGGGTTCTATCGTACTTGACTCTAGGGAGGCGGACAGTCTCTCCACCCTGAACGTCATCGGCACGGCAACTGCCGGAACGCTCACGGATGAAGGCAACGGCGGAACGCTCAACATTGGCGGGGACGGCAAGCTCACGCTTGATACGGCAGGTTCCGAACTCTCCAACAGCACTGTGACGGGTTCCGGTACGCTCCAGGTGGCGGACAACGCCTCCCTGCTATTCAACGGCACATCCAAGCTTGACGGCGTACAGGTGGAGCTCTCCACGAACGGAATGCTGGAACTTGGCAACGCAGCTAACAGCCTCTCCGGTCTTACGGGGAATGGAAGTCTAAACAACGGTTCCGCCCTGGAAATCACCGCCTCCGGCAAGTCCGTCTTTGAAGGCTCGCTGACCGGGGAAGGCAGCATCACCATGAACGGAACGGGTACGCAGACTCTCAAGGGCAGCGGCTCCGCCGGGCAGTCCCTCAACGTTACGAAGGGAACCCTGGAGCTGATGGGCGCTGAAGGGGGCAACGGTTCCGTCACCTACAAGACGCTCACGGCAGGTACCGGCGGCCATGTGCGCCTCACGGCGGTGGGTGACGGCGTGGACGCTGTCAACACCACGCTGACGGTCGGCAACGGCCTCAATCTGGCGGGGGCCAATCTGGACCTGGTCATCAACACCAACAGGGATGACCTCTTCGCCAACCCGGTCATTACGGTTCTGGCAGGGGATGTCAACCTGAACGGCACTACTGTTTCCCTGGACAGTCTGGGCGACTACGACGATCCGGCGGATCCAACGGCCAACCTCAACTTCACGCTGGTGGACGCGCAGGGTGCTGGCGGTACGGTAACGGCTGACGGCGCTTCGGTGACGTCCTCCGGATACTTTGACTTCTATTACCAGGAACTCGGCATCCGTGCGGAAGGCGGGAAAATCATCGTCAGCGGCATGGTCAAGACGGACAACGCCTTCATGGACGCGGCGGATACGGCCAACTCCGCAGCGGGAGCCAACCTTCTGTGGAACAACCGCGGCAACGCGCCCAAGGGTACGGTGTTGGGTGACCTGCGTGAAGCAGTACGCAACGACATCCAGTCCGGCAACGCGGGACAGGCCGCTCGTTCCATGGCGGCGTCGGCGGGTTCTACGGTCAACGCCCTGGGTACCGCCCAGCGCGACGCGCTGAGAGAACAAATGGGATGGATACGCAACCGCACCAACCAAATGGGCGTCAACCCCGCCTACATCAACGAAGACCTCCCCTACTTCCACATGTGGATGGAAGGCACGGGCTCCTACGCCCAGCTGGACACCAGGGGTGATGAAAGCGGCTACAAGCTCACCACCTGGGGGGGCACCTTCGGGGTGGACGTGGACCTCAGCGACTCCTTCACGATGGGGGCGGCCTTCACGGCCAACTACGGCGACCTGACGGCCAGCGCGGCGGACACGGCCGACGGCCACCTGGACAGCTACTACGCCAACCTCTTCGGCCGCTACCAAAGCAAGCGCTGGGCCCACACGCTCATCCTGACGGGCGGGTGGAACGATGCCAAACTCAACCGGACGGTGGACTACGGAGCGGGCAGCTACAGGACGCAAGGCAACACCAACGGCTGGGGAATGGGAGCGATGTATGAACTCACCTACGACATCTACCTCAACGAAAACAGGAGCAGCATCCTGCAGCCCCTCTTCAACGCCTCGGTGGTCACCACGCGCATGGACGGCTACCGTGAAACGGGAGCGGGCAACGCGGGCCTGAGCGTGGACAAGCAGGAATGGACGACGGGGACACTTGCCTTGGGGGGCCGGTGGATGGGTCTTGTAGGCAGCAACATCTTCGGGAGGGAAGCACTGGCGGAACTGCGTATCAACGCGGCCCAGGACCTGGGAGACGACCGGGGAGAAACGTCGGTGGGCTTCCTTGCCAACCCCGGCTACACGCAGCAAGTGCGTGGAGCCAAGGTAGGTCGGACGGCGTTGCAGATAGGAGCGGGCCTGAGCGTGCCGGTAGGGACGCAGGGGACGGTCTTTGTCAACGGCAACGCGGACATCCGCAACGGAGCCAGCTCGGTAAACGGAAGCATCGGCTACCGCTACGACTTCTAA